One Panicum virgatum strain AP13 chromosome 9K, P.virgatum_v5, whole genome shotgun sequence genomic region harbors:
- the LOC120647816 gene encoding glutathione S-transferase T3-like, producing MAEMIRSNPSGMSDADKSVAATADFASMEKHNFTLMHCWQILKDEPKWMELKRKMDTPQNSGSRENVPPPNVQRDIFDLHPEKSSSTSPSRKRPMGRDTSKEAKKKAASASSEYMSKMHDLSVQKIELFKETEGERKARLDEIVTIEKVKVLEAREHRKMMLDIERERLALDKQRLQNEAEKKEKEEDERILAINLDQCLPMQRMYYQVLQEDIIQKLMSRRRGPTQ from the coding sequence ATGGCTGAGATGATCCGTTCTAATCCTAGTGGCATGTCGGATGCAGATAAGTCAGTGGCTGCTACTGCTGATTTTGCTAGTATGGAGAAGCACAATTTCACGCTCATGCACTGCTGGCAAATCCTGAAGGATGAGCCCAAATGGATGGAGCTCAAAAGGAAAATGGACACCCCTCAAAATAGTGGTTCCAGGGAAAATGTCCCCCCCCCCAATGTGCAGCGAGACATTTTCGATCTTCATCCCGAAAAGTCCTCATCAACCAGCCCATCAAGAAAACGTCCCATGGGGAGGGACACATCAAAAGAGGCTAAGAAGAAAGCTGCTTCAGCGTCCTCTGAGTACATGTCCAAGATGCATGACCTATCTGTTCAGAAGATTGAGTTGTTCAAGGAAACAGAGGGTGAGCGCAAGGCCCGGCTAGATGAAATTGTTACTATAGAGAAAGTGAAGGTATTGGAAGCTCGCGAGCACCGCAAGATGATGCTGGACATAGAGAGGGAAAGGTTGGCTCTGGATAAGCAACGGCTTCAAAACGAGgctgaaaagaaagagaaggaagAGGACGAGCGCATTTTAGCCATTAACCTTGATCAGTGTCTACCCATGCAACGAATGTACTATCAAGTGCTACAAGAAGATATAATTCAGAAGTTGATGTCTCGACGTCGTGGACCAACTCAGTGA
- the LOC120650713 gene encoding uncharacterized protein LOC120650713 isoform X1, with product MRRLLAAAWPCAILLLLLAGALGSPAFASSGAAAGRLEWQILTRANFSSQIQLHPHVLLLATMPWYGESRALMADIEHLVGSDEELGRLKLMVVYRNSEKLLTDAIGATEGIKVVYYQRSMRFKYQGKLRARDILSSMRHIMSLKHEEAPFEVLHTKEDVETFIESTDKSIILYESCGWFTRLAHGYGGSNQTYEVASSNNHTENVDISGKTLTRESDGPLELVIEDEELTFGGGGQLTDSSWKGGFTLANESVSEQIGNTDDGNRKCTMQMFHQFESFYAKLTAIAREYFLPPEIARFGLITERSLLPSLDVVNEGNPETWFVIIHYLGCTSCSIIVKDGDDLGNIVQSHHILGIKEVGADESGGKAIFPASRPSIILFIDRLSHSSKVGDESKFVIKLLRQYVQNNYPFHVSTGVLSSGTSKTRSKVVNSLRNTAISNAHSESGRLSAWASKLMALGDKMSVMVVNDGDNILYRTSSHDSGGSPLYDVLTKLLHKTRPGHRLKKTRINLVAKDVGLNMLSDDSKIQVVESPSAQESEYKRIDNSVTTTDNSNDGITEVSADGNTAEETEYIDDGQAPSILEKTLATYPDENYNDLESDFAEVEDQSKSEASDMSPDLQEDVSYNAYSSGEVEGILHRCTVEETVTETLESDERNMHAEQEESVSSNEQDDGSSAHKCIVEETVTETLESDERNMHAEQEESVSSNEQDDGSSVLGKKFRKNEDVTYEESTFNLHEESEESDTRCPHHATSSSSCSPVKDDAHFTEHVTSSISDDRFAGSFYFSDGGYRLLKTLSGGSIIPSLVIIDPVQQKHYVFPEEIEYSYASLQNYLDSFMNGSLPSYYHVTSSAISSKELPRPPFVNHDFHEANSIPQLTTDSFCPLVFGSAVCDSKSEVSFSNTENISSGWNKDVMVLFSNSWCGFCQRAELVVRELYRSFKSFSSYSDSSSANAQDVQVHTEGKNEKYAMKGFPVIYMIDCTSNECHHLLKSAGMEELYPTLLLFPAENKSAIAYEGGMSVVHLINFLESHVSNSRHLLEYKGYMWKKRMATQQDAPQAFQFHISDKGSGSVGSDLPNHSDVVTGSILTATDKLGTAVPFDNSKVLIVSSDSHGGFHGLIINKRLSWGIFKNLDSSMESIKHAPLFYGGPVVVQGYHLVSLSRVVLEGYMQVIPGVYYGNIIATSRVVTWIKSGEQSVDDLWFFLGYSGWGYNQLLDELSEGAWLVSGKPIEHLDWPET from the exons atgcgccgcctcctcgccgcggcaTGGCCGTGCgctatcctcctcctcctccttgccggCGCGCTAGGGTCTCCGGCGTTTGCGAGCTCCGGTGCCGCTGCCGGCCGTCTGGAATGGCAGATCCTGACCAGGGCCAACTTCTCTTCCCAGATCCAGCTCCACCcccacgtcctcctcctcgcaaCGATGCCCT GGTATGGTGAGTCCAGAGCATTGATGGCTGACATAGAACATTTGGTTGGTTCCGACGAGGAGCTTGGTCGCCTCAAGCTGATGGTTGTATACAGGAATTCTGAGAAGTTGCTGACAGATGCTATTGGTGCCACTGAAGGAATAAAGGTTGTATACTACCAACGTTCCATGCGATTCAAATATCAAGGGAAGCTTCGTGCACGAGATATTCTGTCTTCGATGCGCCATATCATGTCACTTAAGCACGAGGAGGCCCCTTTTGAAGTTTTGCATACAAAAGAAGATGTGGAGACTTTCATTGAATCAACTGATAAATCTATAATCCTTTACGAGTCCTGTGGATGGTTCACCAGATTGGCTCATGGTTATGGCGGGAGCAACCAGACTTATGAGGTGGCTTCATCAAATAACCACACGGAAAATG TTGACATTTCTGGGAAGACACTAACCAGAGAATCAGATGGGCCGCTAGAGCTT GTTATAGAGGATGAAGAACTAACCTTTGGAGGTGGTGGTCAGCTTACTGATTCTTCTTGGAAAGGTGGGTTTACCTTGGCAAATGAAAGTGTCTCTGAGCAAATTGGAAACACAGACGATGGAAATAGAAAGTGTACAATGCAAATGTTCCATCAGTTTGAAAGCTTCTATGCAAAGCTTACAGCTATAGCAAGAGAATATTTTCTTCCTCCAGAAATAGCTAGGTTTGGTCTTATAACCGAAAGATCATTGCTGCCATCACTGGATGTTGTTAATGAAGGCAACCCGGAGACGTGGTTTGTTATCATTCATTATCTGGGATGCACATCTTGTTCCATTATTGTGAAAGATGGAGATGACCTTGGAAATATAGTGCAGTCCCATCATATTCTGGGCATTAAGGAG GTTGGTGCTGATGAAAGTGGTGGCAAGGCTATCTTCCCTGCAAGCAGGCCCTCGATAATTCTATTTATTGATAGATTATCCCATTCTTCAAAAGTTGGAGATGAAAGCAAATTCGTCATCAAGTTACTAAGACAGTACGTCCAAAATAACTATCCATTTCATGTCAGTACTGGAGTTCTAAGTAGCGGTACCTCAAAAACACGCTCAAAAGTGGTCAATTCTTTGAGAAATACAGCTATTTCAAATGCCCATTCTGAATCAGGAAGGCTGAGTGCTTGGGCATCTAAGCTTATGGCACTTGGGGACAAAATGTCAGTTATGGTGGTTAACGATGGAGATAATATTTTATACAGAACTTCCAGCCATGATAGCGGCGGTAGTCCTTTATATGACGTTTTAACTAAGTTGCTACACAAAACGAGACCAGGGCATAGGTTAAAGAAAACGAGGATAAATTTAGTTGCAAAAGACGTTGGCCTAAATATGCTGTCAGATGACTCTAAAATTCAGGTAGTCGAGTCTCCATCAGCTCAAGAGAGTGAATACAAAAGGATTGACAATTCAGTTACCACTACAGATAATTCCAATGATGGTATTACTGAAGTTTCTGCGGATGGAAACACAGCAGAAGAAACTGAATATATCGATGATGGGCAAGCACCAAGTATACTTGAGAAAACTCTGGCAACTTACCCTGATGAAAATTATAACGATCTTGAATCAGATTTTGCAGAAGTGGAGGACCAAAGCAAAAGTGAAGCTTCAGATATGAGCCCTGATCTTCAGGAAGACGTCTCCTATAATGCGTATAGTAGTGGTGAAGTTGAAGGTATATTGCATAGATGCACAGTGGAGGAAACAGTTACAGAAACTTTGGAATCTGATGAGAGAAACATGCATGCGGAACAAGAGGAATCAGTATCATCAAATGAGCAAGATGATGGATCTTCAGCACATAAATGCATAGTGGAGGAAACAGTTACAGAAACTTTGGAATCTGATGAGAGAAACATGCATGCGGAACAAGAGGAATCAGTATCATCAAACGAGCAAGATGATGGATCTTCAGTCCTGGgtaaaaaattcagaaaaaatgaAGATGTTACTTATGAGGAGAGCACATTCAATCTACATGAAGAATCAGAAGAAAGTGATACAAGATGTCCCCATCATGCAACATCTAGCTCTTCCTGCAGTCCTGTAAAAGATGACGCACACTTTACCGAGCATGTAACTTCAAGTATATCTGATGACCGTTTTGCTGGTTCTTTCTACTTCTCTGATGGTGGTTACAGGCTCCTGAAAACTTTATCTGGTGGATCAATAATTCCATCCCTGGTAATTATTGATCCAGTTCAACAAAAGCATTATGTCTTTCCTGAGGAAATTGAGTATAGCTATGCTTCTTTACAGAATTATCTTGACAGTTTTATGAATGGAAGTCTTCCTTCGTATTACCATGTTACCTCATCAGCTATAAGTTCAAAGGAACTTCCAAGGCCACCTTTTGTTAATCATGATTTCCATGAGGCAAATTCGATCCCTCAGTTGACAACAGATAGTTTTTGTCCATTGGTCTTTGGATCTGCAGTCTGTGATTCAAAAAGTGAAGTATCATTTTCAAACACTGAAAATATTTCATCGGGTTGGAACAAGGATGTAATGGTGCTTTTCAGCAACTCTTGGTGTGGGTTTTGCCAGCGAGCAGAGCTGGTGGTCCGTGAGTTATACCGATCATTTAAGAGCTTTTCCAGTTATTCAGATTCTTCATCTGCAAATgctcaagatgtgcaagtgcaCACTGAAG ggaaaaatgaaaaatatgcCATGAAGGGCTTTCCAGTGATTTATATGATAGACTGCACATCAAATGAATGCCACCATTTACTGAAATCTGCAGGCATG GAAGAGCTTTATCCTACATTGTTGCTTTTCCCTGCGGAGAACAAAAGTGCAATAGCATATGAAGGGGGGATGTCAGTGGTTCATTTAATCAATTTTTTGGAGTCTCATGTTAGCAATTCTCGCCATCTATTGGAATATAAAG GATATATGTGGAAGAAGAGAATGGCAACACAGCAAGATGCGCCACAGGCATTTCAATTTCACATCAGTGATAAAGGCAGCGGCAGTGTTGGTTCTGACTTACCAAATCATTCAGATGTCGTTACAGGATCCATCCTCACTGCCACTGATAAGCTTGGGACTGCAGTACCATTTGATAATTCCAAAGTGCTCATTGTATCTTCTGATTCTCATGGAGGCTTTCATGGCTTGATAATCAACAAACGATTAAGCTGGGGAATCTTCAAGAATCTGGACAGCTCGATGGAGTCTATCAAGCACGCCCCACTTTTCTATGGTGGGCCTGTTGTGGTGCAGGGTTATCACCTTGTGAGCTTGTCAAGAGTAGTCTTGGAGGGGTACATGCAAGTCATACCAGGCGTCTATTATGGGAACATAATTGCCACAAGCCGGGTAGTCACATGGATCAAGTCGGGTGAGCAATCTGTTGATGACCTGTGGTTCTTCTTAGGCTACTCGGGGTGGGGATACAACCAACTTCTTGATGAACTATCTGAAGGAGCATGGCTCGTCAGTGGGAAGCCGATTGAGCATTTGGACTGGCCGGAGACTTGA
- the LOC120650713 gene encoding uncharacterized protein LOC120650713 isoform X2: protein MRRLLAAAWPCAILLLLLAGALGSPAFASSGAAAGRLEWQILTRANFSSQIQLHPHVLLLATMPWYGESRALMADIEHLVGSDEELGRLKLMVVYRNSEKLLTDAIGATEGIKVVYYQRSMRFKYQGKLRARDILSSMRHIMSLKHEEAPFEVLHTKEDVETFIESTDKSIILYESCGWFTRLAHGYGGSNQTYEVASSNNHTENVDISGKTLTRESDGPLELVIEDEELTFGGGGQLTDSSWKGGFTLANESVSEQIGNTDDGNRKCTMQMFHQFESFYAKLTAIAREYFLPPEIARFGLITERSLLPSLDVVNEGNPETWFVIIHYLGCTSCSIIVKDGDDLGNIVQSHHILGIKEVGADESGGKAIFPASRPSIILFIDRLSHSSKVGDESKFVIKLLRQYVQNNYPFHVSTGVLSSGTSKTRSKVVNSLRNTAISNAHSESGRLSAWASKLMALGDKMSVMVVNDGDNILYRTSSHDSGGSPLYDVLTKLLHKTRPGHRLKKTRINLVAKDVGLNMLSDDSKIQVVESPSAQESEYKRIDNSVTTTDNSNDGITEVSADGNTAEETEYIDDGQAPSILEKTLATYPDENYNDLESDFAEVEDQSKSEASDMSPDLQEDVSYNAYSSGEVEGILHRCTVEETVTETLESDERNMHAEQEESVSSNEQDDGSSVLGKKFRKNEDVTYEESTFNLHEESEESDTRCPHHATSSSSCSPVKDDAHFTEHVTSSISDDRFAGSFYFSDGGYRLLKTLSGGSIIPSLVIIDPVQQKHYVFPEEIEYSYASLQNYLDSFMNGSLPSYYHVTSSAISSKELPRPPFVNHDFHEANSIPQLTTDSFCPLVFGSAVCDSKSEVSFSNTENISSGWNKDVMVLFSNSWCGFCQRAELVVRELYRSFKSFSSYSDSSSANAQDVQVHTEGKNEKYAMKGFPVIYMIDCTSNECHHLLKSAGMEELYPTLLLFPAENKSAIAYEGGMSVVHLINFLESHVSNSRHLLEYKGYMWKKRMATQQDAPQAFQFHISDKGSGSVGSDLPNHSDVVTGSILTATDKLGTAVPFDNSKVLIVSSDSHGGFHGLIINKRLSWGIFKNLDSSMESIKHAPLFYGGPVVVQGYHLVSLSRVVLEGYMQVIPGVYYGNIIATSRVVTWIKSGEQSVDDLWFFLGYSGWGYNQLLDELSEGAWLVSGKPIEHLDWPET, encoded by the exons atgcgccgcctcctcgccgcggcaTGGCCGTGCgctatcctcctcctcctccttgccggCGCGCTAGGGTCTCCGGCGTTTGCGAGCTCCGGTGCCGCTGCCGGCCGTCTGGAATGGCAGATCCTGACCAGGGCCAACTTCTCTTCCCAGATCCAGCTCCACCcccacgtcctcctcctcgcaaCGATGCCCT GGTATGGTGAGTCCAGAGCATTGATGGCTGACATAGAACATTTGGTTGGTTCCGACGAGGAGCTTGGTCGCCTCAAGCTGATGGTTGTATACAGGAATTCTGAGAAGTTGCTGACAGATGCTATTGGTGCCACTGAAGGAATAAAGGTTGTATACTACCAACGTTCCATGCGATTCAAATATCAAGGGAAGCTTCGTGCACGAGATATTCTGTCTTCGATGCGCCATATCATGTCACTTAAGCACGAGGAGGCCCCTTTTGAAGTTTTGCATACAAAAGAAGATGTGGAGACTTTCATTGAATCAACTGATAAATCTATAATCCTTTACGAGTCCTGTGGATGGTTCACCAGATTGGCTCATGGTTATGGCGGGAGCAACCAGACTTATGAGGTGGCTTCATCAAATAACCACACGGAAAATG TTGACATTTCTGGGAAGACACTAACCAGAGAATCAGATGGGCCGCTAGAGCTT GTTATAGAGGATGAAGAACTAACCTTTGGAGGTGGTGGTCAGCTTACTGATTCTTCTTGGAAAGGTGGGTTTACCTTGGCAAATGAAAGTGTCTCTGAGCAAATTGGAAACACAGACGATGGAAATAGAAAGTGTACAATGCAAATGTTCCATCAGTTTGAAAGCTTCTATGCAAAGCTTACAGCTATAGCAAGAGAATATTTTCTTCCTCCAGAAATAGCTAGGTTTGGTCTTATAACCGAAAGATCATTGCTGCCATCACTGGATGTTGTTAATGAAGGCAACCCGGAGACGTGGTTTGTTATCATTCATTATCTGGGATGCACATCTTGTTCCATTATTGTGAAAGATGGAGATGACCTTGGAAATATAGTGCAGTCCCATCATATTCTGGGCATTAAGGAG GTTGGTGCTGATGAAAGTGGTGGCAAGGCTATCTTCCCTGCAAGCAGGCCCTCGATAATTCTATTTATTGATAGATTATCCCATTCTTCAAAAGTTGGAGATGAAAGCAAATTCGTCATCAAGTTACTAAGACAGTACGTCCAAAATAACTATCCATTTCATGTCAGTACTGGAGTTCTAAGTAGCGGTACCTCAAAAACACGCTCAAAAGTGGTCAATTCTTTGAGAAATACAGCTATTTCAAATGCCCATTCTGAATCAGGAAGGCTGAGTGCTTGGGCATCTAAGCTTATGGCACTTGGGGACAAAATGTCAGTTATGGTGGTTAACGATGGAGATAATATTTTATACAGAACTTCCAGCCATGATAGCGGCGGTAGTCCTTTATATGACGTTTTAACTAAGTTGCTACACAAAACGAGACCAGGGCATAGGTTAAAGAAAACGAGGATAAATTTAGTTGCAAAAGACGTTGGCCTAAATATGCTGTCAGATGACTCTAAAATTCAGGTAGTCGAGTCTCCATCAGCTCAAGAGAGTGAATACAAAAGGATTGACAATTCAGTTACCACTACAGATAATTCCAATGATGGTATTACTGAAGTTTCTGCGGATGGAAACACAGCAGAAGAAACTGAATATATCGATGATGGGCAAGCACCAAGTATACTTGAGAAAACTCTGGCAACTTACCCTGATGAAAATTATAACGATCTTGAATCAGATTTTGCAGAAGTGGAGGACCAAAGCAAAAGTGAAGCTTCAGATATGAGCCCTGATCTTCAGGAAGACGTCTCCTATAATGCGTATAGTAGTGGTGAAGTTGAAGGTATATTGCATAGATGCACAGTGGAG GAAACAGTTACAGAAACTTTGGAATCTGATGAGAGAAACATGCATGCGGAACAAGAGGAATCAGTATCATCAAACGAGCAAGATGATGGATCTTCAGTCCTGGgtaaaaaattcagaaaaaatgaAGATGTTACTTATGAGGAGAGCACATTCAATCTACATGAAGAATCAGAAGAAAGTGATACAAGATGTCCCCATCATGCAACATCTAGCTCTTCCTGCAGTCCTGTAAAAGATGACGCACACTTTACCGAGCATGTAACTTCAAGTATATCTGATGACCGTTTTGCTGGTTCTTTCTACTTCTCTGATGGTGGTTACAGGCTCCTGAAAACTTTATCTGGTGGATCAATAATTCCATCCCTGGTAATTATTGATCCAGTTCAACAAAAGCATTATGTCTTTCCTGAGGAAATTGAGTATAGCTATGCTTCTTTACAGAATTATCTTGACAGTTTTATGAATGGAAGTCTTCCTTCGTATTACCATGTTACCTCATCAGCTATAAGTTCAAAGGAACTTCCAAGGCCACCTTTTGTTAATCATGATTTCCATGAGGCAAATTCGATCCCTCAGTTGACAACAGATAGTTTTTGTCCATTGGTCTTTGGATCTGCAGTCTGTGATTCAAAAAGTGAAGTATCATTTTCAAACACTGAAAATATTTCATCGGGTTGGAACAAGGATGTAATGGTGCTTTTCAGCAACTCTTGGTGTGGGTTTTGCCAGCGAGCAGAGCTGGTGGTCCGTGAGTTATACCGATCATTTAAGAGCTTTTCCAGTTATTCAGATTCTTCATCTGCAAATgctcaagatgtgcaagtgcaCACTGAAG ggaaaaatgaaaaatatgcCATGAAGGGCTTTCCAGTGATTTATATGATAGACTGCACATCAAATGAATGCCACCATTTACTGAAATCTGCAGGCATG GAAGAGCTTTATCCTACATTGTTGCTTTTCCCTGCGGAGAACAAAAGTGCAATAGCATATGAAGGGGGGATGTCAGTGGTTCATTTAATCAATTTTTTGGAGTCTCATGTTAGCAATTCTCGCCATCTATTGGAATATAAAG GATATATGTGGAAGAAGAGAATGGCAACACAGCAAGATGCGCCACAGGCATTTCAATTTCACATCAGTGATAAAGGCAGCGGCAGTGTTGGTTCTGACTTACCAAATCATTCAGATGTCGTTACAGGATCCATCCTCACTGCCACTGATAAGCTTGGGACTGCAGTACCATTTGATAATTCCAAAGTGCTCATTGTATCTTCTGATTCTCATGGAGGCTTTCATGGCTTGATAATCAACAAACGATTAAGCTGGGGAATCTTCAAGAATCTGGACAGCTCGATGGAGTCTATCAAGCACGCCCCACTTTTCTATGGTGGGCCTGTTGTGGTGCAGGGTTATCACCTTGTGAGCTTGTCAAGAGTAGTCTTGGAGGGGTACATGCAAGTCATACCAGGCGTCTATTATGGGAACATAATTGCCACAAGCCGGGTAGTCACATGGATCAAGTCGGGTGAGCAATCTGTTGATGACCTGTGGTTCTTCTTAGGCTACTCGGGGTGGGGATACAACCAACTTCTTGATGAACTATCTGAAGGAGCATGGCTCGTCAGTGGGAAGCCGATTGAGCATTTGGACTGGCCGGAGACTTGA